The Cicer arietinum cultivar CDC Frontier isolate Library 1 chromosome 1, Cicar.CDCFrontier_v2.0, whole genome shotgun sequence genome contains the following window.
GTGTAAATTTAAAAGAGCcaagaaattgatttttgataaTTATGTCCTTGTTATATATCGATCCTACAACACATCCGATGAGTCAGGACAGATAAGAAAAGAGAATATCAGCCACTTTCAGAAACCCTCTTCAAATAATTGGGGGTTCACAAAATTCTCAAAAATTGAAGATCAGcatacttttttataaaaaatatgaataaaaaatagtaacaaAGCTTTGATTTAACAGGAGGAACCCTAGAGTTTCTAAATGGATCTTCAATATGAATCATGATTCTTTCATTtttacatttgaaaaaaaaattaacatataacaTCAGTACTCCAACGTCACTCTCCACAAGTTCTAAAACTTCACTAGTATTATTATCCTTCCCCTATAATATGAAGACACGTATAAGAACTTGTAGCTTTTATCTGCAATCTTTTTAAAAATGGAAAAACAAGACCAGGATTGATACACTCTGGATGCTTCAATTTTCACAACGATCCAACAATAGTAAAATATGGTAAAATATGGTACCATTCATGTTGAACAAAAAAATGAtagtttttactttttacaCAAAGTAGGGAAGCAGACCATCAATAAAAGCTTTGCCAGGCTTCTTTTCGCGAGAATGAAATATCCAATTAGTGGGATATTGACTACTATCTGCTCCAACTTCAACTGCTTTTTCAATAACCTGTAAAATAAATCTATTTGTCAACTAATAAATGCTAGAAAAGTATTCCTCACCACTTATTTTTCCAGGCTTTTTTCCCCATCGAGAATGAAATAACCATTCAAGGGGAAAACGGGTACAGTCAGCATCAACTTCAACCGCATATTCAATAACCTACAGGTTTTATCCTCTATATTTTTTATGGAGTCTACACGTTTGATAAACTATAAGCATTTCAAAGTAAACCAGTATCCCACCTCTTTAATGCACTTATGCAAAGTTGAGCAGCCTTCTCCCGACAGAGTAGAAGCTGTCTGCCGTGGATGAATCCTTGCCTGTAAAAAAGGGAAATATAGTAGTCTATAAAGCAtggaataaattatataatttggaTCTTATGCAAGGCTAGAATGATAGTTTAACCACTGACTACAAAGAGAATGCCAGAGCAGATACAAAGTCCAGTGAAATGCAAGttccaaaaaaatttagagCTCCTGCTgcctaataataattaataaaaatattgatgcAAAAACAACCATCACCACTAAAATCTTTTCTCATTAAGTAGCATTGGCCTCGTGAATGAAACAATGACATAATGTTTTATCACAAATCTTGTCCAATGATAGGCCACGACTATTTGGTTCCAAATTGTTCCTAATTCTTTGacattgaaatataaaaatctaGTACAGTGTTAGTAATATTAAAAGTCTAACAACTTAAATTCATCTAGATTGATTTCAGTTCTATGTAAAAAAGGTAGATGATTTCATTacccaaataataagttaacaacaTAAGTCTGAAatcaatattcattttatattcTAGGAGGAGCATCATTGTTCCTCAAGACAGTGACAGACTCAGTTGAAATCCCTTTAGGAAACATGAACTATTTGGGGAGTGGTTTCCTCTTTAACTATACATATACCCACAAACACAAAGGAACCTTCATATCTAAGACTAAAAGCAACTAGTAAGTATCCAACATATTTATTCTAAACAAAAAGTATGCTCTATTTATTCCCCATTCTAACTAGATATCAGAAAATTCACAATCTTGATGACATGAACAAAAAGTATCTATATGTTCAATCTGCACAGGGTCAAGGACCTACAAGAAACCTATAAGGAGGACTAGATAAAACCATCATCTTGCTGATGTAATACAGTAATGTTAATACAACCAAGGATATAATGATCGtctattaaaaatcaattattttttttgcattcATTTAATCATGCTTATTAACCATTATACGACCATACATTTAAATTGCTAAAAAGACCAAGTTCAGATGTAAATTAAAACTTAACAAGTCACATATAAACtaaattcttctttttttaacaaataattggAAAATATCAAAGATTCAAAATCATAGAGGGTATGATGGATGCACTTACTTGATACAGCACTTCATCTGCAACCCAATTTCCAATACCTGAAATATAGCTCTAAAAAGAATGGAAATTTTATAAACTACAAGAGAAATATGATATGCACACATATAATACACACACATCAAAGAAATTGCCAATGTAAAGGGCTAcacttaaacaaaaatatatgctCACTGCATAATAAGTTAGCATGAGTAATTCAtcgaaatataatttattacaaCAGTACAAATTTACATAATGAACTCCATATTTTTTATCTTGTGCGCCTTCCCATTTGCCTCGTATACACTCAAGCTCAAGTCATCCACAAGTATACGTTATGATATCAAGTCGTTTTCCCATAATTTTAACCTCCAACCAAtataaaaacagagaaaaagaaagcgtgtatagtaaaataataattatatcctgatcgtaaacaaattaaaagacAAGTAAAATACAATACTTGGGAAGTCATTAAGGTAAGCAATTAATACTTGATCTAGTAATAAAGCCTTGATTTCAGTTTTTTTCTTGTGCAAACGTTCAGTAAAGTCGTCAAGTGTCATGGGTTCAAAGAGTGCATCAGGACCAAGCTCAGATATGGGAGGCACTGATGTCGGCTGTATCAAGAAAAAATTCAGTTAATATCAAACTTATTAATATGGATGAGAAATTGCAAGTAGGGTCACAATACATCTTTGAGCAGGCGAACTCTAGCAAATCGCCTTTTGTCGGTGAAAGACATCTCCAAACCATCATTTAGCTGCACCAATGTGATTTAATCTGGTTAATACTCTTTTGAAGCTCACATAAATGACAACACTTACTGGGGAAACATATCACCAAAATTGACGGCTGACTATGCATTCAAAGAAAATTGGAAAATCAGAAGACAAATCACCCTTGCACAGAGGAACAACAAAATGCTTCACTACAAACAATAATCTAATAATATTTGGAAACCACAATGATATATTACAACATGAAAGCAATGACAAGTCATTACAAAACATATCTGCAAGCACTAACAGTCCACAATAATATCCAATGATATGAAAACAAGGATGAAAGTCGTCACATGACAATACAAAAATTTCCTGACCCAACCTTTCATCAGAGATGTTTTACACCATAAACTTAAAAAACTGAACCTAATCAGAAGTTCACACCCTTTTGCTCCCCagaaatatagagaaaaaacTTATTTCCAAATAAATATGTAGATTGGAAAAACTCCATCCGCCAACTATAACTTCTGTTTGTCTATTTGATCTTCGCGGTTTTGAATGGAAAAGAATGTTTTGTGGATGTAGACAAATTAATCTGTTTATAATACATTGTAGCCACAAATAGAATCTAGCCCAACTCTCAACAAATAGTCTACTCACATCTTACAACTGAATACCGATCTTATGAGTCCACATAAATTTGTCTTCAACTAACAAGCCCAAAGATTCAAAGAGTGATAAAGTTCAAGCATTCCACTCATCAATGCAGTGACAGCTGTTACCTGAATAAAGAATTTAGAATGTTTGGAAGGCCATTCATCCTTGTCATTTACAGCAGACCTGCATGGAAGTTTATATCATCGTATATTAATCATTGAGGGAACTTTAGGTGCCAAATAATTGCAACAAAATAACACACACGGCTTAAGAAGTTCTACACACTGAGACATGGGAAGTTAgcttaatatcaaattaaaaactgtTAATAGACGGGTAAAATAAGTAATTAACCAATTGAAAGCATTTAATTCGCATTCTGAAAATAATTCCTGCTAGAAGTTTACATCTAAGCTTGGATCAAATATCgagtttaattgttatgcaTTATAAGTTTTACAATGTCACAACCATTCATGAAGATAACTATGAATATAATTATGGTAAAAGTCACACATTTCTAATGATCTAACATTGATTGTTAGTGTGAAAACTCTTTACAcgatgtatataaattaaatcctcAAATAATTTTGCATACTTGTATGATGCTAACAGGGCAAAATAACTTTCTAATATGAAGAAAGTTAAAGAAAACATTAGTATATTGTCAAATTGGAAAATGCATTAAAATCAGAGTCTATgtcatcaaaattttgaaaacctTATCATTAACGTGTAAAGCAGAAATTAGTTAACGATGATCTAACGGCCTCACCTTTTATACTTTGTTACTGCAACGCCCTTGATGTATATAGCACCAGCCATGCCTAACATAGTTACATTTAGAAACTCGTAacttagagagagagagagagaaaggaaGTTAGGGTTTaggaaataaaaagaagaaagagagaGTGTACCGAAttggaaggaaggaaaaggaggAGAATCAAGTTGAAGCCACATGTTTTTGCCCTTCCGGCGAGCTGCAACGATTGTCTTGCCAACAACTGAAGCTTCAAACTCGGAGCGAGAGATACCTTCGATGACTTTGGAATCATCAGCAACGATGCACTTGGTTATTTTCTTCCCGACACAGTTCTCTTCCACCGCTCTCCTCGCTGCCTCGACCTCCGGTAGCTCCGGCATTGTACTCTGCTATGAAGTTTTCCCGCGTTCTTTCTTCACTTCTCTTCTTACAACAAGCACACTGTTATTTTTTCGAGGTTTTGGGTGGTTGTACCGTTACAGGTGAGCACGGTTTCAAATCGTATCCGTTCATACTACTGTCGCTGCATGCCAAACAACGGCTCCGATTGCTTTTTAAGATTCTGGCTTACATATGTCCTTTGGAATTGGGCCAGTGTACATAAAAGGCCCAAATGAAATGTTTGGCGATCTCATCCATACACGTGTCATTATTCATTTGATGAAATCGAACGGTCACCACGCTGCCACATCTCTATGTTCTCTTACACTACACCACCCTTCAATACTCTCTAGCTCTCTCATACTCGTTTCTACGATCCGTGGTTGGTTTCATCTGGTTTCTCCCAAAATGCTGGCACGCCTCGCCGCAAATCGTTTCAACGAGATCCGTCAGATTTTCCGTCAGGTTTACATTCAATTTTCTCTTACTCTTTCACttccatttcttcttcttcttcttattattatattattatttttcaatttttctttttttctttttggttttcCCCTTTTCGCAGCCATCGAGGGCTTTCTCAACCGCTCTGAACTATGTAAGTGTTCttctttttattatcatttcatTTTTCTCAGTTTTCATTTTCATGGTTGTGATTGTTGATTGAGTCGATTTTGTGTGGGGCCGCAGCACCTTGACTCTCCAGACAACAACCCCAACCttccttgggaattcaacgatGCTAACAAACAAAAGGTATTGTTCCATTGTtcttaaattgtaaaaattcaaACTTGGAGTGTGATTATCCTCGTATTATGTGATACACTATCAGTATGTAGCAGTAATTCAGCATTTGGCCATCCTCCTCATTACCCTTTTGCTTGAATAGATTTGTTCTTTACTCCGATTACTTGATTAATTGAGTTTAACTTATAGACCCTGTTCGGATAAATAGCTTAATTCAGCATACTTATCTTGTAATTGCTAATCTATAAGTTATTTCTAcaacaaaaagtaaaatttagtTGAACCGTTATGATATTATAAGctataaactgttttcataagctattaTGGAGAGTTAATAGAAGTAagctgaaaacaacttatggtCATGTCACAAGTTGTCTATATAAATTCTCTCAAAGAGTCTCACAAATGCTTATGCTGAtagataagctcaaataagtTAATCTAAATAGGTCCATTAAGTTAAAAGTTTCTAACTAGGACAAAAGATATTGCCAAAAGAGACCATAGAATTTAGGAATGTATGCCTTAGGATTGGTTTGATCATAATGTTTTTATGAGTAATGGTAGATAAATAGTTCAATATTGTCATTGTGTATATGATCCTATTTAGTAGTTCTTagcacatatttttttaaattctaaactTCTAATGATTTTAATCTGCGCTGATTACAGGTTAAGGAGATTTTATCTCACTATCCATCCAACTATAAGCAATCTGCAGTGATCCCTCTGCTGGATCTTGCCCAGCAGCAGCATGGAGGCTGGCTTCCTGTTTCTGCAATGAATGCGGTACGTCGGCTTCATCCTTGAAATATTCTTCTTAGTATGCCTAGACAAGAAAGTTGGGAGTAGCATCTATTATGCACTTAATGATCACAAGCACAAGACAGCTATATGATAATAGTTACACCCATAGTAAAGGAAGTAAAGAAAGATCATGTAGTAGTAAAGGAAGATCAAAGTAAACTACAGGCCAAACTATTAACAGGGGGTTTAGATTTAAATGGTCTGTTGGTAGACATGATTTATGATCATTGTTGTCAAATGGAGGCCAAAGCTAAATCTGTAGTGGATCTTTCTCAATTGAAAAAGGATTTGGTTGATGGTGAAGTCTAGAAGATTAACCATGCTATGTTTTCAGTCTATGCACGCAGCAAGGTTTGCTTGTAGCTTCGAGTTGCTATAATACAGGCGTACAACACTGGATGCCCTAAATTTACTTATTGTTTGTAACCTGAATTATAAAATTCTTAATAATGGAGAAAACTATTTAAATCCTTTACTAACAAACAGTTTTGTGAATCATTCAGGTGGCTAAGGTTGTAGAGGTTGCTCCTATTAGGGTATACGAAGTTGCCACATTTTACTCAATGTTCAATCGATCTAAGGTGAAAATCATATCTTGCTGCATTACTTTCATTTATGCTAATTCACGTTAGTACAGGCCAAAACTAGTTGGATCAATCTCCTTTGAATATTCAGGTTGGCAAGTATCATCTATTGGTCTGTGGAACAACACCTTGCATGATACGAGGTTCACGAGAAATTGAAGAAGCTTTATTGAAACACTTGGGAGTGAAACGAAATGGTTAGTTAACCTGTTTTGATTTCTCCCATTACCTATTGCTGAACCTGATTTTATTCTTGATAAACCGGGACTGTATGTTTTTTCCTaagaatttgtttctttttaccTTTGATTTGCAGAAGTAACAAAAGATGGTTTCTTTTCTGTTGGAGAAATGGAATGCATGGTGAGTTTTTCTATGAGAATAACTTATCTTATTTTCGGCATGTTCCTAATATTTGAAGTTGCAGTCTTGCTTGATTTGCACTGAAGCAATCATTGTATAGGAAAAAAGTTTCATGAAGGACAAAACTGGACTCCTGGTGGTCATTATTTTGATAGCTTTAGATAACTGatatttaataaacaaattCTTAGTATTCTGCCCTTTTCAGTTATATGAAGTTGTCCAAATAATCCCTTAGATCTTTAGCAGTAGAAAACGATCTTTATGTGACACTAGTATCTAACTGAGAAAGATGAGAATCGCCTATCATGTTGGTTGGTAATGAGAAGTGCACATTAGAATTTTTCCTTGGGCTTAGCTCAACCCTTACAAAATCAGCTTATAAGGTAAGGGATGTCTTGTCTTCTGTGTTTGCATGCCCAGACATGATTGCAGTCCTTTATGAAGTCCGAAGGAGTGCCAATGTGATGTTCTTGGCCGTAGTTTTATTAGTAACACATGATTGAAGTTGTTGGTGTTATGCAGGGATGTTGTGTGAATGCTCCAATGATTACAGTGGCTGATTACTCTAATGGATCAGAAGGATATACTTATAATTACTATGTATGCCTTTCCTCTTTTCACTCTTTTTTAGGGGGGCAAGGGGTTTGTTATTGTGCTTGTACTTCTGAAACACTCTTAAAATGTTATATCAATGTTCGATTCCAGGAAGATGTAACCCCGGAGAAAGTAGTTGAGATAGTGGAAAAGCTGAGAAAGGGCGAGAAGCCACCGGTAAGGATATTTGCCATGATCTATTTCATTATTGTCGATGTTTTAGATACTTCAGCATCTCTTTGTCGAGAAAATGCtttctgtttttcttttaattgcaAAACTATTCCTTTTTCACCTTATTTTCTGTTTCAAAGATCAAAGAATTTTCTTATAATCTAACCTTtctgaatttttaattttatttagcaCGGTACACAAAATCCACGGCGGATTATGAGTGGACCTGAAGGGGGGAATACAACATTGTTAGGTGAGCCCAAACCTCCTCCATGCCGTGACCTGGATTCGTGCTGAAGTGTGATACCTTTTTTGCCTTCAATAATGTGTGAGGCTTGCACATTTTCAAGCTTGCCTTAATTGgaatattatcaaattgtatgcTCAACCAATTTTTGTATTAACCTATCAGGATGGCTTCCTATTAAAATACCCGCTCCATAAAACGCCACAATTCTCTTGGCTTGTTTATTGCTACTACTTCAGTGTTATCTATGTTTTTCTGTACTCTGTACATTAGTTAATCATCatgaatgaaatgaaatttgagATTACCCTGGCATCTAATAATCTTCGTGCTATGCAACATTTCCTGGCAGTCAAGGAAAGTCCTCAACAGGACCGACCATAATCTTGGGATAACGACTTGTTAACTTTCTACTTTCTCTTGCATGTTCACATcttgtatttttcaaaagtaTGAAAACAAATTACTTCAACTTCAATTGTCTAGACctgacatttttattatttggtttaggGGTGTACATAATAGAAAGAGGGATTGGAT
Protein-coding sequences here:
- the LOC101507744 gene encoding formamidopyrimidine-DNA glycosylase isoform X1; this encodes MPELPEVEAARRAVEENCVGKKITKCIVADDSKVIEGISRSEFEASVVGKTIVAARRKGKNMWLQLDSPPFPSFQFGMAGAIYIKGVAVTKYKRSAVNDKDEWPSKHSKFFIQLNDGLEMSFTDKRRFARVRLLKDPTSVPPISELGPDALFEPMTLDDFTERLHKKKTEIKALLLDQSYISGIGNWVADEVLYQARIHPRQTASTLSGEGCSTLHKCIKEVIEKAVEVGADSSQYPTNWIFHSREKKPGKAFIDGKNIDFITAGGRTTAYVPELQKLSGSQELKENSKPRGKSSKKTSVDNGNNDDVENPTKMEEENSGSLKPKNGAKAGAKGRKTSKRKKTEERDDDNDGDAGTDNEDDSGQVEKKKPGQTINKKQATGEKQSKKSVQGSQNSRSTRSKGK
- the LOC101507744 gene encoding formamidopyrimidine-DNA glycosylase isoform X2 — translated: MPELPEVEAARRAVEENCVGKKITKCIVADDSKVIEGISRSEFEASVVGKTIVAARRKGKNMWLQLDSPPFPSFQFGMAGAIYIKGVAVTKYKRSAVNDKDEWPSKHSKFFIQLNDGLEMSFTDKRRFARVRLLKDPTSVPPISELGPDALFEPMTLDDFTERLHKKKTEIKALLLDQSYISGIGNWVADEVLYQARIHPRQTASTLSGEGCSTLHKCIKEVIEYAVEVDADCTRFPLEWLFHSRWGKKPGKISGKNIDFITAGGRTTAYVPELQKLSGSQELKENSKPRGKSSKKTSVDNGNNDDVENPTKMEEENSGSLKPKNGAKAGAKGRKTSKRKKTEERDDDNDGDAGTDNEDDSGQVEKKKPGQTINKKQATGEKQSKKSVQGSQNSRSTRSKGK
- the LOC101506999 gene encoding NADH dehydrogenase [ubiquinone] flavoprotein 2, mitochondrial, producing the protein MLARLAANRFNEIRQIFRQPSRAFSTALNYHLDSPDNNPNLPWEFNDANKQKVKEILSHYPSNYKQSAVIPLLDLAQQQHGGWLPVSAMNAVAKVVEVAPIRVYEVATFYSMFNRSKVGKYHLLVCGTTPCMIRGSREIEEALLKHLGVKRNEVTKDGFFSVGEMECMGCCVNAPMITVADYSNGSEGYTYNYYEDVTPEKVVEIVEKLRKGEKPPHGTQNPRRIMSGPEGGNTTLLGEPKPPPCRDLDSC